Sequence from the Amaranthus tricolor cultivar Red isolate AtriRed21 chromosome 1, ASM2621246v1, whole genome shotgun sequence genome:
aagaaaaacaaaaggcaTATGAAGAAAATAGTTTTGGAAATTCTTCATATTCTCATTATAATAGTGTTGTGCTAAAGTGGTATTTACCGCAAGGATAATAAATGTTTTCAAGCTTGTTGAtactaaaatatgaatatcatgtTGTTTGAAGTATtcaatatgttttaaaattgatttttaagctttagCGAAAAAGTGCACCTCGCCTACAAAGCTCACGCCTTCACCTTGCGCTTTACACCAAGAATTCAAGGACCTTTTGCGCCTCGGTGCGTCTCGCGCTGTTTGAAACTAAGTATGCAGCCCATCAACCGACAAACTTGGTCCCCGTCGGGCAACGAAATTACGACGCATCTCAAGTTTTTCTCCGTTTACACCAAATTTTAGCCTTCATCCTTCTCCCTTctaattaagtttagtttttcCTTTTCCCTATTTCCGGCTACATATGCTTCTCTCTCCTTCTCCATTCTGATTTCTGTCTTTATCATGATTTTCATAGTATCTTGCGTTAACATCAATTTTATGGCATGTGGGCATAAGTTTCACCATATTAATCTGTCATTTTATGTTCTTTGATGGTGGGTTGCGATTTAACGATTAAGAAGGCAGTGATGATTTTGGGCCTCCATCCATTAATGGACATGTTCACCAAGTTATTCAATTTGGTAACTAGAAATTcctaagtttctcatttgatttCGATGTTTTGTCGAATCGGCCCATTATGTGTTGAAGTTCGGTTACTTGAACCGATTCAGATTTAGGTTTTGTTTTGGTTACTTGAATCAATTTGTTGTTGTTTAACCCTTTAGGTTGCTTGAACCAATTCCGATTTGGGTTTTGTGTTGAAGTTCGGTTACTTGAATCGATTCAGATTTGGATTTTGTTTTGGTTTGGTTACTTGAAGCTCGGTTACTTTAACCGATTCTGATTTGGATCTGGATCTTCGATCACTTCCATTTTTAGGTCAGTTTTGTTTTGGAAGATGATGAGCACTAAGAAGGTGGGCTTTTACCAGTCGTCAGAAATTACcgttagctctgataccattaaAATAAGAGTAATTTGGATTTTTAATGGTTAGATTATTATCTTAAACAAATACTGGATACATTCAATTAATATATAAAGGAATAAAACCTATTTAGGTTAAGTTAACTAACCCTCTAAACTTACTCaagaataactaataaaaatcaaTCTATACTTTGACTAATTCAATCTTTACAATTGCCTACACATAAGTCCATTGGAGAAGTTTCAACTTGATAACTAATAAAGTTTGGATCAATAATTATAAACAAAAGCTAGTTGCCTGATTTAAATCATTTAATTTTCACAGTTATATGGCTTCTTCCTCTGTCATTTCCATCAGACAAACTTATCAGGTTCCCAATAGAGGAAGATAAATAGCACTAATATCTTGTGATAACTTAACAGATCAATAATGATCGCATGAGTTGTTTCAGAGATATTATGTCAGATATTCTAGATGCTGCCATGTCGGCGTCATAATGGACATTGAAGTAGGCCTCAGCCCAGCAGGAGAACCCCAAAATCAAGGATGGAGCTAGCCCAGAATAGGGGAACTTCTGTTAAGTATAATATGCTTTTTCATGTTATCGCAGGTCCACACAATGTTTTGAGTATATATTATAACACGCAAAGAAACTTTTAAGTTTCAAGTTTTAATTTTGTAGTGCTAATGGTAAATATCTGggagaatatttttaaaaacattatCAGAGAATGCAAGACAACATAATGATAGAATAGAAGCAACAGatattttcagaaaaaaattGGAGCATACCTCAATGATCATGGAAAATCTTCTTAACTTGGTATTTAAACAACCAGATCCTGGAAGAAGCAAAAAGTATTTATGGCTGCAAAATCATAATAGCAGCTAAAATGAGTACAATTAGCTACAAGAGAATCAATGGCTGTATAAGTTTTATCGTGCACATGAGTAACACCCATCGTACTAGGGAACAGGTTTTATGGATCAAATTGGTGGTACAAGGATCGCAATCACAGAGCTGAGCTTACCACTGGATAAAACTTGAGACAGGTGGATTTCCAACATTAGCAAGGGTGCTCTCTCAACAATATGGGGTTTTGGACGTTGCATGTCATGAGATGAGATACTATGAACAGCCTGATTATGGACAGTGTGCAACAGGTGAGCACATGAAATCTTGATATATTAATTGATTCTCTGCAATATCAAATAACAATTATAACATACAGTTTTGACAGATATTCTGGCCATGTGAAACTTGCATACCAATTGCTGGCTACATAAGAGCCTCTATGGAAAATTGGAATTTGGAAACCTATACAAGATTCGAAGGTTCAAAACAATGCCAATTCCTTTTTGTAGCTACACAGACATATACAGCTATACCAACTGCACATAGTCACCGCCAACCTTTAAAAAACTTAGAAAAAGCATCATTCTAAAAAGAGCAATTTATTTCACCTGAAATTGTGGTGCACATTTAGCAGTTGGACAATATTTACAAGTCTTACGTGCAAACTGGAGAGAAGTATTTAAACTTGCAGGTTCAAAAGCAAATCCCATTTTGAATTTATGATCCTAAAGGTTTATAATCAAATGCTGCTAAATGCTATGCCAAACAGAATTAATAGAGATACTGAAGATCTATGGCTTGACATTTTTGTTCGTGCAATCAGCCTCTAAATGGGCGGAGCTTTGGAGTATTCCAGACATTTGTGAAGAAAATTTTTGTGCTGATCAAGTTTCCAGCTCAACCATCAAAATGTAACATCAAGCTATCATGGTTGAAAATTCTGGTGATTTTTTGTAGGTGTACTGTCCAAATTCTGAAAAATAATGGAACGCAAGTCATTCCATTGGAGCAATCAAAGCCGAAGATTCCATTGGTCATTCTTCTTGAGGAACCAAACCAATGGAGCTATTACCTTCAACACTGACGTCGATATGTAAGTACAAGGTTGAGAAGCTTCTATACAGAATTGAAGTCCATGGCATTTGACAAATAGAGACATTCAAGCTAACAAGGATATGCTGAAAGTACCTGTGGTATAATCATCACTGGGTGTTCAGTTGTTTCCGTTATGTTTGTTGGTGCTGCGGCTACTGCTAAGGATGTGCACTTACTTCTAAGGATgctgtcaaaaaaaaaataatctctGAGAAGATATGCATCTATCGAAATCTTCTGTCCGTCTGTAGCTGTGTTGGTAAAAATACACTGTTCTTCTGAAGTTCAAAGCTTAAACATGTTGAACTTCTTCAACCAATAAACAGATGATCATTATCATATTTTCAATATTGTTCATCCATTATCTTTGCTACTTCTATATTATTATGTAGTCAGTCTTACTTAGCGGCTAGCACACATACAGCTAGTGGCTATAGGTTACTGAACTCCATAATCATTTCATACAATGCCCAGTAAGGCACAATTATCAAGGTCAGGCAACCACTATCAAGTTCACCCAGTAATTTGCCTCGCCTTTCAAGATGGTCGAGAGTCATTCACTTACCTGCACTCTATTTGGATTCTCGGCTTCATCTAGGAAACTgcactatatatataatttgtaaattattcaATAGAGCTGTAACCTTTGGGCATAGCTAATCTTTTACTTTGTGCTATGCCTCTTAACTTTTCTACATCGAACCACCTTTCCTCATTTGCATAAGTATGTGATAGGGAAATGTATGGACTTATTCTATTGGGATTTCCTTTGAACGCATGTTGAGCACACAACTCAGCGAGACTAACGTTCCCATGAAGCCTACAGCCAGACAGTAGGGAGATCCATGCATCAACTGGCGGTTCCACTGTCATATTGTTAAGAATATCATATGCTTCCTCCAAATGTCCTGCTCTGCTAAGAAGGTCCACCAAGCAGGCATAATGAGCCAGTCCAGGCTGCATATTATACTTACTCTGCATTTGATGAAAAATTTCTCTCCCATCCTCAACAAGTCCTGTGTGGCTACATGCAGTCAAAACGGAAGTAAAGGCACCCTCATCAGGAATAATGCCTTTTGCCACCATTTGGTAAAACTTTGAAATAGCTTCCTCTCCCATCCCATGAATTCCGTATGCTGAAATCATAGCAGTCCAAGACACCAAAGTCTTATCTGCTATCTCATTAAAAACACGGAGTGAAGAAGGCAGCCGACCACATTGTGCATACATGCCTATGAGAGCAGTTGCAGCCATAGTGCTAGAATCAAACCCTTTCTTAAGAAGATAAGAGTGAATAGACATGCCAAAGTCAATGGCTGTGACCTTTTCACAAGCTCCAACCACAACAATGATTGTCGCTAAGTCCGGTTGTTCACCATATGAAACCATTTGGCAAAATAGTCTTAAACCTTCAAACACTTCACCTATATGTACATAACCTGAAATCATTGTGTTCCATGTAACAGAATCCTTTAATGAGATCATAAATAACCGCCTCGCATACAACATTGCCTTGCACTTACAGTACAACTCAACAAGAGAATTGGTCAAAAATATGTTAGAACCAAACATCCTATACCGCACAATGTACCCATgtatttcttttcctttctcAACTATCTGCAAATCAGAACAAGCTAAAAGAAGGCCAAGCAAAGTAGTGGAATCCACAATTGATTGAGATTCCAATAATAACTGAAAAAGTATTAAAGCCTCTCTACAGTGACCATTCTTGGCATATCCAGTGATCATTGTATTCCAAGAAGTTAAATCTCTTTGAGACATTCTATCAAACACTAATTGTGCAACTTTGGTCTCCCCAAATTTCAAATACATTGACAGGAGACAATTACCCACATAAATATCAGACTCAAACCCACTAATCACAACCTCAGCATGAATAAGAGGACCAAACTTAACAAGCAAAGAATCACCACAAGCCTTAATAACAAATGGGTATGTATAATTATCAGGTTTAATGCCTAAACTCACCATTTTTCGATATAAAATCATAGCCTTAAGAGGCAGACCACTGTTTGTATAGCCCCTAATCATGTAATTCCACAAAAAGGAGTTCTTAAACAGTATTTGATCATAAATTATCTGGGCTTTTTCCATTTGTCCACAATTAGCATAAAATGCAGCAAGTTTAGTGCTTAAGTATGTGTTATCTACAAGAATACCAGAAGAAAGCATCTGGGCATGAAACGTTTCACCCCGCTTTAAAGATTTGGACTTCGTTAGAGACTGCAAAATAGAACCACACTGAAGCGAAGAAAGCTGAAATTGAGGGTTGAATTCATTGGAGATAAGGGTAAGGGTAGTGTAGAAGCTATGTTGATGAAAGGAACCAAATTTGAAGGAGTTTCTGTGCATTATGCAACGTGGAACAATATACAAAATGTTGAGACACGGATAGTATACTGACTTTGCATAGGGTATCAAAAACTGCCGTTGGTCCTGTAACTGATTGAGCAACAAGATCTTTCTGAGTACTCTAATGACAAAGAATTGGAAATAATCCAAGGAAGAACAAGAGGATGAATAAAATGAggagaaaagaaaaggaagaaataGATTTCCTTTTTTAATGTCATCCTTACTcatgacccaaaaaaaaaaaaaaaaaaaaagttatcaaactattttataatttttctctcttctataatttcatctttcaacctaattttattaataatgacctcttttaaaaggtcatcatcctctctttcttactttttttctaccccaccataatttctctcccttaatttatctaacatttatttttatttttttataataatattttcatgtaaaaagataatataattttttatttgattaaaatacatctactattttataattaaaaaaattattcttttaataaaaataatattttttaataaatataaatataaatataatttttaataaatattttttaatatttaagaacaaaatatgtacaaaaaaattatgtcaaaatatatcaatatgggtctcattttatagatctcgaaaaaatatgaccgttggtataatttttttttttttaattattttaatgcgAAAATAGCCCTTAAAAGGGAAAAAATGGCTATTTTTTCATAGCCAATCAAAACAGGACAAGTGGCGTGCAGCAGGATTGACTGGGAAAGCTGATGCATTTTCCTTTTCGCGGGCCAACCATGGATTGACACGTGGCAaatgatttgaaaaaaattcaGATGACCGTTCTATTGAACGGGTCATCCAAAGACACAATCATCCAACCTTTTCCATGACCCATCTTAAATTAGATTACCATAATAaggtttttcctttttgttGTCATGTGACCCAATATTGGGTCACCATTACAAATGCCCTAAGCTACAACTcacattccttttttttttccaaaatctcATGTGAGACTGTGAGAGTTCCGCATATGTGGTTACCGGTGGATGGTCATGGTTCAGGATTATGTT
This genomic interval carries:
- the LOC130805930 gene encoding pentatricopeptide repeat-containing protein At1g08070, chloroplastic-like produces the protein MHRNSFKFGSFHQHSFYTTLTLISNEFNPQFQLSSLQCGSILQSLTKSKSLKRGETFHAQMLSSGILVDNTYLSTKLAAFYANCGQMEKAQIIYDQILFKNSFLWNYMIRGYTNSGLPLKAMILYRKMVSLGIKPDNYTYPFVIKACGDSLLVKFGPLIHAEVVISGFESDIYVGNCLLSMYLKFGETKVAQLVFDRMSQRDLTSWNTMITGYAKNGHCREALILFQLLLESQSIVDSTTLLGLLLACSDLQIVEKGKEIHGYIVRYRMFGSNIFLTNSLVELYCKCKAMLYARRLFMISLKDSVTWNTMISGYVHIGEVFEGLRLFCQMVSYGEQPDLATIIVVVGACEKVTAIDFGMSIHSYLLKKGFDSSTMAATALIGMYAQCGRLPSSLRVFNEIADKTLVSWTAMISAYGIHGMGEEAISKFYQMVAKGIIPDEGAFTSVLTACSHTGLVEDGREIFHQMQSKYNMQPGLAHYACLVDLLSRAGHLEEAYDILNNMTVEPPVDAWISLLSGCRLHGNVSLAELCAQHAFKGNPNRISPYISLSHTYANEERWFDVEKLRGIAQSKRLAMPKGYSSIE